The sequence below is a genomic window from Lolium perenne isolate Kyuss_39 chromosome 4, Kyuss_2.0, whole genome shotgun sequence.
GGTCAAATAAATGCGTCCCTGCCGGTGGAGAAGGGGCAGACGCATACGGACATGCGGACGTTTTTTGTGAAGACCGCAGGTTGTGGTCGTCAGGTGGAGGTTGTTCCCTCCCACCGGTAGTGGTGTGCTACCCCGGGccctgctatctccctcttccccCTCTAGGCCTTGCGCCGGTGTCCACGACGAGACAGCGATGAGGACTTCAAGACCGTGGGGGCGTGTGTTGGTGGGCGATAGGTTGGGGGGAGCTCTTCTAATCGTCCAGGATGGTGGTTTTGGGGGTTGGGAGAAATCCATGTCGGCTCATCCGACTCTGACGCGGTGGCGCCTGAGGGTGCCGCCTTGCCTTCTTGGAGGGCGTCGGATGTACCCCCTCTCCATTTCCTTCCGTGTACCGGGGGAAACCCCATGAGTTCTCCGGACAGCAGCGGCGTCGTCGTTGTTCTCCTTGTTGAAGGTGTTGTTTTGGTATGCAGCGGTTCAAGGTGCTAGGAGTGTGGTGGGAATCCTACGGAGGATGCAGCGGTTGCGGGGTTGTCATCGTTCTTGTCGAGCTACCGGTGTCGGCATTTTTTaccttttttctttctctttcgTTTCTTTTGGGCCTGATTGTGCTGCGGTCCCAGCATGTTTGTACCgtgtggttgctatattaatataagggagcgaaagcctatttcgaggcccATCAAAAACCTCACGGTAAAAGAATGTAAAGCGATCATTTTAGGAGACCAGCACACATTGATGTTCTTACGTATCTAGAAGAaggtaagttaattaatttggatcgAAAGAAGTAGCTTAGAGCTCAACGGTCCGTTCGACGGTGTGTGCCCTACAgaacatctccagccgcgtcccccaaagcgtccctaaagcaatttggggcgcgccggactaaaaaaccgttccagccgcgttctccaaagcccatttttgtccgacgcggcccgatatggtgtccggcgctccgagcccgtccccgtcccacaggggacgctccggggacgccggacacaacgaaaagcgaggcggggagtggcggggccgacccgtcagcggcacagttaattttaacctaaccgtcgcctacctcgcgatggaagtcattcgcgcgcagtgacacacggcgacatctttgccttaatggcgatggaggggcaggcgagacgtctcgtcggtgctgcgcagcctccacgcgtcgccggcgttcgcacgccaccgcccgttccagcgcgatcttcccgcctcttctcgcctgttcccgtgctttcttcccgacgccggcgtctataaaaggtctcccggctcaatgttagccaccacaccccgccggcaacaaacacaaccctcgtcgctccaccgccgtctcctccaccagcagtggcaatggcgaaccgccccggcgctggccacttccctccaccgccgtctcctccacttgCAGTCCCGGAAACGCAGGTCGACACCGACCCCGCGGCCAGGGAAGAGCGGTGGCGTGCACACcgtcagcagcggcgggaggcaatGGAGCAAAGAGCCCGCCGCCAGCCGGGAGGCGGCGCAGCggcggatctagcggcgttcGCGCCCATGGCCCCGCCGCCGGCGAGGCCGCGGGCCGCAGCAGCGTGGCACGAGCAAGAGTGCGACACcgttgcggcgttcgacgcctcgaCGGGACAAGAGGCACGACGGTGCCGGTActgggaggagatggagcagcggtgggcAGACGAGCGCCGGCGCCAGCGCGATGAGCGGGAGGCGCTATACCGAGAACAgcgggagtcgatcgagcgccggcggcgggagtcgatcgagcgccagcggcggaggagcgtcagcagcgggaggcggcgctggcggctatctgggggaggcgggcggaccagttggcggcggcgatgatggaggcgccaacagatgtggaggacgatgcgccaatggaggaggaggaggccgaggcggaggagaccgaggtgtaGGACGACGACGAGTTCAAGTGATCCGACGACGACGGACcacacccggacgagacggctgatcagcaacgcgcgctcgtcgagtccttcgattcggagaagaagctccaggacgacacccgtgcccgcgaagaggcgcagattcgtcgcgccgtcgagctctccctccaggcggcgcagcaggggagggcggaggaggacgcgcggcgggagcggAGCCGTCGggccaccgccgaacgcaaggagaggaggcgcgcgcaggaggagctgcagcataggggaggcgacgacggggcggggccgtcgaacgcaccgtcGGGTGGTCAGTAGGCTAGGTTTAGATAAaacctagccgttttcattcaaactttgtaatatataatcaaaattgaatgaaaatctttattttcgtacaccaatattcatttgggggaggcgtttgggggacgcggctggggaacgacgtccccaaacgcggcacgaacaaaacacgtcccccaaacgttcgatccgacgcggtttgggggacgcagctggagatgctctaagtacgGTGGGCACAAAGGTGATGTTGTTTCCTCCGTCGACTTAGAGGTTTCGTGTTGCATTTCTTTGGTGATCGCTGCTGTTCCGGTTTTATCTTCAGGGATGCATGCAATGTACAACGTTGTTGGTGAGCCTAAGAAGATACCTTTCTCGAAACCTACCAAGTTTCAACACCTGCTCGTTAACTtcttttagagcatctccagtcgcgttcctCAAACCATCCCCAAAATGGTGCTGATTGAGCGTTTAGAGCACGTGTTttattcgtgccgcgtttgggggacatcGCTCCCCAGCGTCCCCGaaacaaaatttcggaaattttaaatttgagcgagattcgattaaattcatccaaacttggtatatattacatagattcgaacgagattcgactaaatttaaactaaacctaatctagaagtacttgcggcAGCCGGAGGTGTCGTAGTACTGGTGAAAGTTGTatatgtcgtcggtgacgacctcctgcttgacgcgctcgtcggactcatcgacgggctcgtccttcaccaggccGCTTGGTCCTCTACAAGAAAAAATTAGGTGGAGAATGTCCTTAGGACCTTGAGAGCAAACCGGACATTATGGTGACACAGGAATATATCTGTCTGCTAGAATTGCCATACCAGGAATTGTACCATGAAGGGCCTTCCATACAAAGATTTTGATTTTGCTTGGTATTTTCACTTTCCATAGAATATCCCAAACTGGATTCAGAGATGATGTCCTTGTTCATCCGCTCTAGTTAGCCTTCTCCCATTACAGTGATTCCATTCCAAATAATAAGCAGACTTCATCGAAAAAGAATATGATTTTATTAGGTGCCAGGCAACGAAGTCCTCATCCACATTCTCCACATTCTCACTCAAGGGAATCCGAAGTATCCTGGATACATCAATTGGATTGAAATTGTCAgtaagcatctgctcatcccattgcATTGTATCCTGGTTGATTAGTTCATCAACAGTTCTCAACAACATTTGACCCCTTGGTGTTTgaaccatccaatcatggcttagaGGGATCCACGGGTCGAACCAGATGTTTATTTTTTCACCTGTTCCAACTCTCCAAATACACCCCCTCTTAAAAGTTCTTAGACCCGCCATGATGCTTTGTCAAGTAAATGAGGCGCCCTTCTTCGGTCCAGCTTTAAGGATATCACAATTTGGATAATACTTGGCTTTCAGGACTTGAGCACAAAGAGAATCGGGTTTAGTAACAAGTCTCCAGATTTGCTTTGCTAACATGGCAAGATTAAAAGCATGTAAATCTCAGAAACCCATCCCTCCCATTTTCTTGGGCACACACAATTTCCACCATGCCATCCAATGCATCCGCTTCTTCTTCTCAGTATCTCCCCACCAGAAAGACGCCATTGCATCTGTCATCTCCTTACAGAGCTTCTTTGGGATGTTAAACACAGCCATAGCATAGACAGAGATGGATTGGATAATAGCTTTTAGCAGtatttccttacctcccatggacAAGAATTTTTCTTTCCATCCTTCTATCCTCTTGATAATACGTTCCAGTAAATATAAAAAGCTATCAGATCTATCCACACCCACAAGAGCAGGGAGACCTAGATATTTACCAGAAATTGCCTCTGTCAAAATGTTAAGCTCAGAACAGATTTCAGCTCTCACATCAGGATCCACATTTGGACTAAAAAATATGCTGCATTTTGATTCACTCACTAGTTGCCCTGAACTTGCGCAGTATTGGTCAAGAACCTGTCTCAATGAGGTTGCATTACTCATGTCAGATTTCATAAGGATAAGGGAATCATCAGCAAAGAGTAAATGCGACACTGATGGAGCATTTGCAAACCCTGACACCTTCTATGCCACGAACCTCCTCTCTATGAGCCAGAAGACTTGAGAGCCCTTCTGCACAAAGTAAGAACAAATAGGGTGAAAGGGGGCACAAATTTCTCTATCTCTTGATTATTAAATCTGACTTTATATGTGACAGAATGAACACACGCCATAAGGAGTGCCACAAAATCTTCATGAAATCCCAACCggatcatcatcttctccaaaaaaaaaaaacccattCGACACGATCATAAACCTTATGCATATCAAGTTTTACTGCATAATAGCCCCATTTACCTTTCTTCTTATTTTTGATTTTATGTAAACTCTCCTATGCCAGCAGAACATTATCAGTAATTAGTCTACCAGGGACAAAAGCACTTTGTACCGGAGAAATAACATCATCAGGAATATGCATAAGGCGAAGAGCAATCATCTTTGATATTACCTTGTATAGCACATTGCATAGGCTAATAGGCCGGTATTGGGATATTTTCTCCGGGCTCTCCACTTTTGGAATAAGGACAATCACCGTATCATTCTAGCCATCATGTATAATTTTTTCATTTATTGCATCTAAGACTTCTTTTGTTAGAGAAGTGCCCAAAAAATCCCAGTATTTCTTGAAGAAAACCGCATGCAGTCCATCTCCTCCTGGAGCCTTCAAATCTCCAATAGAGAACAAGGCCTTCTTGACTTCGTCTACACCATAAGGTCTCATGAGCTGCTCGTTTATTGGAGCAGTGACCTTTGGCATTACCTTCTCCAATACTTCCGGATCAGGCTCATCTATCTCCGTAGTAAACATACCTGCAAAGTATTGAGATATCATGGGGTTTAAATTAGAGTGACCCTCCACCCAATTACCCCCATCATCCTTTAGTTTATTGATTCTATTTTTCCTCCTTCTCTCACTAGCAAAATTATGGAAATACGAAGTATTTTTATCTCAAGCTTGGAACCAATTTAACCTGCTTCTTTGGGACCAATGTATTTCCTCTTTCTCCAAGAGTGACTCAATTTCCTTTGCTAGTTCTCTTTGTTGCTCAAGAGTCTCATCATTCAGCGGACCATTCACCACTCTTTCCATTTCTTTCTGAGCATTCTTAATAttcctttttgttttttgtaGAACTGATTTGTCCCACTTGTGAACCAGGTCATGTACAATAGCCAGTTTTCCCGCTAGAGAACCTGTTTGAACTCGCACACCCACCTGCTCCCAAGCCTCCTCGACCACTTCCTTGAAATGGGCCTCCTTCAGCCATTTGGCCTCAAAACGGAGCATCGCTGGCCCAGTTCTCTCAGTAACACCCGCACAATCAAAAGTCATTAAAATTGGCCTATGATCTGATATGCTATATTCCAGGTTTTGAAGCACTGCATCACCAAACTGAATATTCCAATCACCATTAGTTAACGCCCAATCTAATCTTTCTCTAATGAGACCTCTGTGCCAAGTGAATTTGTTGCCGGTGTATCCAAAATCAGCTAAGTTACAGTCATTGATAGCATCCCTGAAATTCCGCATCAGGTATTCTGGCCTAGGGTTGCCCCCCTCTTTCTTAAAGGGATATAAGATTTCATTCATGTCTCCCATAACTAGCCACGGGTAATTTGCTTGAGCATGCAAGTCCCTCAAGATCTGCCATGTAATATGCTTATCCTGCCATCGGGCTACCCTAGCTAGCGAtcgtttgctcaaaacaaattgagcGATCGGTTTAGGACATAATTTTTTTTCCATTTTAGGAACGTTTTGGACTGTAGTATATCCTATTtcaggaaagttctgcatgcatgtagAAGGGAACAAATCTGATGACGTAAAACGAGAATCTGTctcaatttgaaaattcaaaacattTTATCTCACAAACGACAACTCCGATTTAAGATCTGTTTTCACCTATGAGTCGgtctcgtcgagatcttcaaaaatAGCACCCATATTTatatgtttcgacaaactttttttcgggctaaaagttatcaactctctctatctgaataatcaacccctccgtacttgagtgatcaacggtgaatatataaaattatcaacaTGGTGCAGGCTATtaagggaaagttctgcatgcatgcacaaaatagatgaatctgctgatgtcagcggaatctttttccaaatttgaaaattcaaaacattttatctcacaaacgacaactccaaattaagatctgTTTTCACCTATGCAtcggtctcgacgagatcttcaaaactagcacccatgttgatatgtttcgagaaactttttttcgggctaaaagttatcaaccctctctatctgaataatcaacccctccgtacttgagtgatcaacggtaaatgtataaaattatcaacctggtgcagactattgagggaaagttctgcatgcatgcacaaatagacgaatctgctgatgtcagcgaaatcttttccaaatttgtaaattcaaaacgttttaactttcaaacgacaactccaaattaagatacgctttcaccaataaatccgtctcgacgagatcttcaaaactagcacccat
It includes:
- the LOC139830214 gene encoding uncharacterized protein, with translation MRNFRDAINDCNLADFGYTGNKFTWHRGLIRERLDWALTNGDWNIQFGDAVLQNLEYSISDHRPILMTFDCAGVTERTGPAMLRFEAKWLKEAHFKEVVEEAWEQVGVRVQTGSLAGKLAIVHDLVHKWDKSVLQKTKRNIKNAQKEMERVVNGPLNDETLEQQRELAKEIESLLEKEEIHWSQRSRLNWFQA